Within the Gordonia westfalica genome, the region CATGCGCAGCGGACGCGTCTGGGACCAGTCGTCGCCCCATGTGTGGGGCTTCGACATCGTCCGCGACACCACGGTCGATGTACTCGCCGCCGCCGCAGTCGATTCCGTTCACGACATCGACGTCTTCGAGGTACACGACGCCTTCACGATCGGTGAGATCGTGACAACCGAGGCACTGGGCATCGTCGCGCCGGGTGAGGGCGGCGCCGCGGTGGCGGCGGGGAGGACATCACTGCGCGGCGACATGCCGGTCAACCCGTCGGGCGGACTGTTGTCGCGGGGCCATCCGCTGGGAGCCACCGGACTCGCCCAGATCGCCGAGATCACCTGGCAGCTGTGCGGACGCGCGGGCGACCGACAGGTCGGGTCGGCACGGCTCGGACTAATCGAGACGATGGGCGGAGGTGTCTCCGTCCTCGATGGGAACTCCTGTGTCATGACGATTCTGGAGGCATCATGAGCACGTCCGACCTCGACGTGGACAGCGCCGATCTCCTCGGCCCCGCGGCTCTCGCCGATCCGTACCCGGTGTTCGCGTCACTGCGCGAACAGGATCCGGTCCACTGGGACGCCAAGTACCGCTCCTGGTTCATCACCTCGTTCGAGGATGTCACCGAGGCGCTCAGAGAGCCACGATTCACCTCCAACCGCATCACTCCGTACCGCGAGAAGATCCTCAGCCGTCCCGGCACCGACCCGCTGCTCCGTGAGGCCTTCGGCGTGCTCGACGACTGGATGGTCTTCAAGGATCCGCCGGACCACACGCGACTTCGGCGACTGCTGAGCCGAGCGTTCACCCCGCGTTCCGTGTCGCGAATGCGCCCGGCGATCGAGGCGATCGCCGAGGAACTGCTCGACCGGGTGATCGCCAGGGGCGACAACCACGTCGACCTCATCGCCGACTACGCCTATCCGCTGACGGCGTCGGTCATCGCCGAGATGCTCGGCGTCCCGAAGCAAGACCGTGATCGGTTCAAGGACTGGTCCGACCAGATCAGCGGACTCGTCTTCGGGAGTCTCGGCGATGAGGACCGGCATCGCCGGGGTGCAGAGGGGATGACCGAACTCACCGGTTACCTCGATGATCTGGTCGCCGCCCACCAGAGGTCGGAAGCCGACGACCTCATCTCGATGCTGATCGCGGCGCGTGACGACGATGACTCGCTCAGTCACGACGAGGTCATCGCGACCGGCGTCCTGCTGCTCTTCGCCGGACACGAGACCACGACCAACCTCATCGGCAACGGAATCCTGGCGCTGCTCGAACATCCGGGGCAGCAGACCGACCTCGATGCCACCGACCCGGCGCGGGTGAACGGACTGGTCGAGGAACTCCTGCGCTACGACGGGCCGGCGAAGAGTGTGGTGCGTCTCGTGACCGAGGACATGATCTGGCGTGGGAAGCAGATGAAGGCCGGAGAACGCGTCTTCCTCTTCCTGTCCAGCGCGAACCGCGATCCCGACGCGTTCGAGAATCCCGACACCTTCGACGTCGGGCGACGCCCCGGCCGACAGCTCGGTTTCAGTGCGGGCCTGCACTACTGCCTCGGTGCACCGCTCGCCCGGCTGGAGACGTCGATCGCGGTACCGGCCGCGCTCGGACGACTCCCCGGCCTGACACTCGATCCCCACTCGGCGATCTCGTGGGCGCCCACGCTTCTCACGCGTGGGATGTCGCGGTTCCCGGCCACCTACGAACTACCATCGGGTCCTGATCGGTAGCCACTAGGACGATCCATGACTGCCCGAGACCGCCCGATTCGACACAGGAGGTGTGATGGCCCGCCCCAGCCGGTGGACAGATGTCGTCGAAGCGGCCGGTGAGGAGTTCCGGATCCGCGGTTACGACAGTGCGACACTCGAGGACATCGCCGCGCGTGTGGGCATCCTCAAAGGCAGCATCTACAACTACGTCCAGAACAAGGAAGAGCTGCTACTCGCCGTCGTGGAGCGTCCGGCGCATGTCCTGCTCGCCGATCTGGAACAACTGCGAGACGACGGCAGGCAGTCGGCGACCATCCGCTTGCGCACGCTGTTCCGCATCCAGGTTCGGGTCTTCAGCGAGTACTACCCCGCGGCATTCGTGTACCTACGCAACATCGGGCGCACCGATCTGTCCGACAAGTTCGGCAAGTTCGGGGAGATGGACGCCAGGTACATGAGCATCCTCGAGGACCTCATCGCCGACGGGGTCGCCCGCGGCGAGTTCAACCCACCGGTGAGCCCCAAGATCGCGGCCCTGTCGCTCGTCGGCATCCTGAACTGGATGCAGCACTGGTTCACTCCGGCCGGCGACGAAGCAGACAACCGCCTCGCCGACGACTTGTTCGCGATGGCCCTCGGCGGACTCACCACCGGTGGGAGCCTGGCCCGGATTCTGGAGCACTCCGAAGATCGAGCCCGCCCCTCCTCGGTGGGGTGATCATCCTCGTGCGGCGTCAGCGGTGTCCTCGCCGGCCGATGACCGCCATCGCCAGCGCTCCGACCGCGGCCGCCGCCGCCAGCGCCCCGGCGCGCGGTGCCGGACTCACCTCGACCGTCGGCGAGATGACAACCGGCCGATGCAGTTCCGCGTCGGTGTCCTCCACGACCTGGAACTCCGCATTCGCCGGGTCGGTGGCGCACCAGGCGGCGGCGTAGAGGACGATGCGCGACGCCAGGTAGGCGAACACCATGACACCGAGGATCGGGCCGAACGCCACCCCCGCCGGACTGCTCAGCACCGACGAGAGATAGATACCGCCGATCGTCTTGACGATCTCGAAGGCGACCGCGGTGATCAGGCCGGCCTTGATCGTGTTGCGGAAGGGCAACTGCACCAACGGGAGTCGCGCCATGATGAACGTGAACAGCGCCCAGGTGGCGAGGATCGAGACCGCGATCGACACCAACCGGACGAGGATCGGCGCCCACGATGCGTCGTCGAGACCGACCCACCCGAGCACGGTCCGCGTCAGACCCGAATTACCCAGGGCCGTAACGGCCATCGTCACCGCGAAGGCGACGCCGAGACCGGCGAACGCCACGAGGTCCCACACCTTCGACATCACGGCGTTGCGCTGTACGCGGCCGCCCCACATCTCGGTCATCCCGGCACGGACACCCGAGATCCACCCGATGCCGGTGAACGCCGCGCCGAGCAGACCGACCACACCGACCGTGGTGCGGGAGTCGATCGCCGAGGTGATGATGTCGGACACCTGATCGCCGAGCTGCCCCGGCATCTTCTCCACGACCGCGTCCTGGATGTCCTGCAACAGTTCCGGCTGCCGGGCCAGCACGAAACCGGCGACCGCGAAGGCGACCATGATGATCGGGACGAGCGCGAGGATGCCGTTGAAACTGATGCTCGCGGCGTAGAGATTTCCTCGTCGATCGTTGTAGCGATCGAAGGTCCGCAGGAGATGGTCGAGCCACGTCCAGCGCTCGCGCCGGTCCTCGTAGATCGATTTCGCCCGGGTGACGAGTGACTTCCCCGAATCGACCACCGAACTCACCGCACGCCTCCTCGTCGGATCGCCGAGGCCACCGCACTCAGTACTGTGTCAGCGCCTCGGTGACAGGAACCCCACCTTGTCATAGACGGACTCGAGTGTCGCCGAGGCCACCGACCGGGCGCGTTCCGCGCCACGGGCGAGAATCGCGTCGAGCTGGGCCGGATCGTCCATGTACTCCGTGACGCGACCGCGCAGCGGCGTGACGAATTCGGTCAGGACGTCAGCGGTCTCGACCTTGAGGTCGCCGTACCCCTTGCCCTCGTATTTGTCGACGAGGACATCCACCGGCGTACCGCTCAGGGCCGACTGGATGGTGAGCAGGTTGCTCACACCCGGCTTGTTCTCGGGATCGAACCGGATCACTGTCTCCGTGTCGGTCACCGCCGAACGGATCTTCTTCGCGGACTTCTTCGGCTCGTCGAGCAGGTTGATGAGGCCCTTGTCGGTCTCCGCCGACTTGCTCATCTTCGCGGTCGGGTTCTGGAGGTCGTAGATCTTCGCGAACTCCTTGACGATGTACGCCTGCGGGACCTTGAGGACCTTGCCGAACCGTGAGTTGAAACGCTGCGCGAGATCGCGGGTGAGCTCGAGGTGCTGACGCTGGTCCTCGCCCACCGGCACCTGATCCACCTGGAAGGCGAGGATGTCCGCGGCCATCAGGATCGGATACGTGAACAGGCCCACGCCCGCGGCGTCGACGCCCTGCTTGGCCGACTTGTCCTTGAACTGCGTCATCCGGCTCGCCTCACCGAAACCGGTGATGCACGACAGCACCCACGTCAGCTCGGCGATCTCCGGGATGTGTGACTGGACGTAGATCGTGGAGCGCTCGGGATCCACGCCGACGGCCAGCAGTTGAGCGACCGACAGACGCGTGCGATCGGCGAGGGTCTTCGGATCGAACGATGCCGTGATCGCGTGCATGTCCGGGATGAAATAGAACGCCTCGAAGTCGTCCTGGAGGGCCACCCACTGCCGGACCGCACCCAGGTAGTTGCCGAGGTGGAAGGAATCGCTGGTGGGCTGGATTCCCGACAGCACGCGGGGGCGGGCGGCGCCGTTTGCGGAGACGTCAGAGCTCATCGGTCCATTTTCGCAGACACGGAAAGCCCTTTTACGCGGGCGGTACCCGCCTCACTCGTAGGTGACGGTGACCGGGGCATGATCCGACCAGCGCAGGTCATACGCCGCGGCGCGGTCGACCGTGGACTTGACCGCGCGCTCGGCGAGCGAGCGATTCGTCAGCTGGTAGTCGATCCGCCACCCGGAGTCGTTGTCGAAGGCCTTGCCGCGCCACGACCACCACGAGTACGGACCGCTCTCGCCCGGGTACAGGTCACGGGTGACGTCGTGCCAGCCGGCATCGAGGAGACCGTCGACCCACGCACGCTCGTGCGGGAGGAAGCCCGGGCTCTTGAGATTGCCCTTCCAGTTCTTGATGTCCGCCTCTGCGTGGGCGATGTTCCAGTCGCCGCCGACGACCACATGCCGACGACGACGCACCAGCCGACCGAGGTGGTCGCCGAACTCGTCGAGGAACCGCGCCTTCTCCTCGTACTTGGCGATGTCCTTCTCGGCGTCGGTGAGCGCCGCACCCTTCGGCAGGTAGAGGCTGGCCGCGGTCACCGGACCGAGGTCGGTGTCGAGGTCGACTTCGAGGTAGCGGCCGAGATCGTCGAACTCCGCGCTGCCGAAGCCGAATCGGACGGCGCCCGGGGCCGAGCGGGTCAGCACGCCGACTCCGGCATGCCCTTTGACCGCCGATTCGCTCATCGTGAGATGCCAGCCGGCGTCGAGCGCGGGAGCCAGGGCGTCCCGGGCGAGGTCCTCGCTCGCACGCACTTCCTGCAGCAGCACGACGTCGAGCGACGAGTCCTCCAACCAGGGCAGGAACCCGCGGTTGGTTTCGGAACGATGCTTGACCGCTGCGCGGATTCCGTTGACGTTGACCGTGGAAATGGAGAGTGGCACGAGGCCTCATCCTACGGATGCGGTCCGACAGAGCCGCGCCCGCGGCGCACCTGCAGAGAGCGTTTCCGACGTCTCGGAATGAGACGAAATAGAGGTAAGGCAACCCTTGCGCGAGCCCCGCAGAGTATGTAAGCATTACCTAATCCAGGCTCTACGTTAGGTCCAGAGATGTTCGTTTGCATTTGCCGCGCCGTCACCGTCGACGAAGTTCATGAGCACTGCGATGCCGGCGCTTACACCGTCGACGACATCAGCGATCGGTGTGGCGCGGGCGAGGGCTGCGGAACCTGCCTGGACAAACTCGACAGCATCCTGAGCGAAAGGCTGGCCACCGCGACGAGCGCCGCATGATCTGACATCCGACAACTCCGGTCACAACCTCGCGCGAGTGCGCGCGCGGGGGTTTTGCCGTGTTAGCTTCGTCACGAGACATATTCGGCTAACGGGAGGCTGTCATATGCGTGGCGACGACGAGGTCATCGAACTCCTCAACGAGCAGCTCACCAGCGAGCTCACCGCGATCAACCAGTACTTCCTCCACGCGAAGATGCAGGAGAGCTGGGGCCTCACCGAGATCGCGGCCAAGACCCGCGCGGAGTCCATCGAGGAGATGACGCACGCGGAGATCCTCACCGACCGCATCCTGTTCCTCGAGGCACTGCCGAACTACCAGCGTCTGCTGCCGCTGCGCATCGGACAGTCGATCCGCGAGCAGTTCGAGTCGGACATGGCCATCGAGGTCGAGGTCGTCGAGCGACTGCGCCCGGGCATCGCGATGTGCCGCGAGAAGGGCGACATCACGAGCGCGAATCTCCTCGAGAAGATCCTCGCCGACGAGGAAGAGCACATCGACTACCTCGAGACACAGCTCGAGCTGATCAACAAGCTCGGCGAGCCGCTCTACCTGTCGAAGACGATCGCGACTCCCCCGTCCAACGGCTGACCGGCCGCACCCTCCACCACTCAGGCGCCGGCAGGCCGGCGTCGGGCCGTCAGGATCGCGACTCCGGCGACGGCGAGGCCACCGACGGCCAGGAGCGCACCGATCGCCGAGGGCGACAGGAATCCCCAGCCGGCACCGACCACGACGCCGCCGAGAAAGGCGCCCGCGGCGTTGGCGATGTTGAGCGCCGAGTGGTTGAGCGCGGCGGCCAGCGTCTGTGCGTCGGCCGCGACGTCCATCAGGCGCGTCTGTAGCGCCGGGAGCATCGTCGACCCGGTCAGTGCGACGAAATACGTGAGAATCAGTGCCGCCCAGGCATTCTGGGCAAGGACCGCGAAGGCTGCGAGCGTGACGGCACTGGTGAACAGCCCGGCGAGGATGGCGATGGACACACTGCGGTCGGCGGCGTAACCGCCGACGAAGTTGCCGGTCACCATGCCCAGGCCGTACAGCATCAGGGCGAAGGGCACGACCGAGACCGATAATCCCGTCACCGAGGTGAGTGCCGAGTTCAGGTACGTGTAGAAGGCGAACATCCCGCCGAATCCGACGACGCCGATCACCAGGGTGAACCACACCTGCGACCGCTTGAGGGCCCCGAGCTCGGTCAGCGGGTCGGTGATCGTCATACCCGACAGGCTCGGCAACGCGCGGACCAGTGCGACGACGGTCGCCACACCGATGACGACGACGATCGCGAATGCAGAGCGCCAGCCGAACGTCTCCCCCAGCCAGGCGGCCGCCGGCACGCCGACGACGTTCGCGACCGACAGACCGAGCATCACCTGCCCGACCGCCTTGGCCCGATTCCCCGGGCCGGCGAGGTGCGCAGCCACCAGCGCCGCCACCCCGAAGTACGCACCGTGCGGCAGACCGGCGACGAACCGCGCCACCAGGAGAAGTCCGTACGACGGCGCGAGCACGGTCGCCAGGTTGCCGATGGTGAACGCCACCATCAGGGCGATCAGCAGCGTCCGCCGCGACATCCGGGCCGTCAGCGCCGCGATCAGCGGGGCACCCACCACGACGCCGAGCGCATACGCGGAGATGACGTGACCGGCGGTCGGTTCGGAGACGTCGAGCGAGCCGGCGATGTTGGGGAGCAGCCCCATCGCGACGAACTCGGTGGTCCCGATACCGAAACCGCCGAGGGCGAGCGCGAGGATCGTCAGCCGGCGGGCACGACCCGAGATCGTCGAGGGACGCCCCCGCACCGTCGACGACGCGTCGTCGAGCACGTTCAGAGCGAGATCGTCCGGTGCACCGGAGGTCGTCGTGGGAGCGTCAGGCACGCCTCATGCCAACCGGCCCCCGGAGCGCGCCATTCCCCTACACCCGGTGAGTTGATTCACAGAGTTCGACTGCTCCTGCCCGGCGGACCTACTCGGCGCCCGAGCCGCTGCTCGACGAGCCGTCGGAGTCGCTGCTGCTGTCCGAGTTCGAGCTGCTGCTGTCCGCGCCACTGCCGCTGTTCGAGTTCGAGCTGTCCGAGTTCGAGCTGTCCGAGTTCGAGCTGTCCGAGTTCGAGCTGTCCGAGTTCGAGCTCTCCGAACCCCCGGAGCCGCCGTCCGGACCGCCCGAGGTCCCATCGTCGGACGACGGCGCATCCGCGGGGTCGCCTTCGGAGCGCGTGACGCCGGGATCGCTGCCACCGGCCGAGGGGACGGTGCCGTCTCCACCGCCGGTCGGGGTGCGGTCGGGTTCGGCCGCCGGCACGGTCGCCGCTGCGTCCGGGCCCGTGGCGGAGTCGTCACCCGACGGACCGGCCACGTCGGTGACGGCCGGCCCGTCGGAACCGCGGTCGGTCGCCTCGACCACCGGCGCGCCGGTCCCGGACTCGTCGTCGACGGTGGCGACGAACCGCGCGAGGGCCACCGACGCGCGGGAGCCGCCGGCGTCGTCGTATGCGAGCACCGCAGGGGTCGTCGGCTGCGACGTGACCGTCGGCCCGACGATCTCACCCGCCCAGTACCGGACGAAGTTCACCGGCAGCAGCACGATGCTGCGCACGCTGGCGGCCAGCGCGGTCACACCGCGCATGAGACGCGCCGGGGACAGGCTGACGATGCCCTGCAGGATGTCCTCGAAGACGAAGAGGTCGGGAAGGTAGCCGCCGTAACCCAGCTGCGGCAGCGGCGGCAGCAAACCCTGGACGAGGCGGACGACGGGCTGCAGGTTCGCCAGGGTGATGCCGAGCGGCAGGCCGATCGTCGGACGGCCGGACAGGAAGTCGCCGATCTCGCCGGTGTATCCGAGGTCGGACGCCCAGCCCTGGACGAGCTCGGCGAATGCGGACTTCGCCCCGACCATGCAGACCGTGCCCGCGGCGTTGCACGAGACCGGTCGCGTCGCCCACTGGGACGTGGGGTCCCGGTACATCGCGAACGGGTAGAGGAAGTGCTTGACCTGATATCCGAGAAGCCCGTCGATCGCACCGATCGGGTCGTAGATGGGATCGGGCAGGTCGCAGATGGGGTCGCCCTCGATACACACCGACACCACGCGGCCCTCGAGCTCACCGAAACCGCTGTCGGTCCCGGTGGCCCCGCGCGGACCGGACATCGTCAGCCCCGGGATCACGCCGATCAAGGAGAGTTCGATTCCGCGTCCGGTCTTGTCCCCGGCCCGCCGTGGGTCGGAGTAGAGCTCGCCGCTGACCCCGTCCGGGTCGATGACGACGGTGACCGGGTTGCCCTCGTCGTCGAGAATCGGGTCGCCGTTCTCGTCGGTCGCCACTACCTCGACGGGAGCACCCGAGCCGATGTCGGCGAGGACATCGCCGGCGACCCGGGCGCCCTGGGAGTACCCGGCCACGACGACCGGTCTGCCCGAACACCGTGACTGGTAGCCGGCGATCGCGGACTTGGTCGCCGCGTTCCCCTGTGCGACGCTGTCGTCGTAGCCGGCCGCGCCCAGCGGCCACAGCGTCGTCGGATAGTCGGCGTAGATGACCTTGTAACCGGCGTCGCCCGCGTACTGCGAATTCGGATCGGGCTGTCCGTTCGGTCCGAGGCCCGTATAACGCTGTGTGACGCCGACGAGGTGTCGTCCCTCGGGGTCGTTGGTGCCCGCCGCGATCACGACGGCGCCCGCGCCGCAGGAAGCCGAGTCATCGGCGAGCGCCTCGCCCGGAAGACACATCGCCGCGGCGACGGCGAAACCGGTGATCGAAGCGATCAGCAATGAGGTCCGACGGGACCGGAGGTGCGCCATCGCAGCCATGAGGTCGTTCTCCTCGATGAGCCCGGACCACATGGTGGAGCCGTCCGCCGGGGTTGCCCGAACCCTATTCGGCTCCGACGAACCTGACACGATGCTGAGAAACGCTAATGATCGTGTACTGGCGATTCACACTGCACATTCCGCGATTTCAACCGGTCGGACTACACATTCGATACACGTTTCCGGCGCCTTTCGAGGGGTTCGATTCGCGGTGACCGGGAGGGTTCTCTGGCACTCACATCCGTGTTATATCCTTGTCGCCAGGTCATGAGTATCAGCGTCAAGCCCCGGCTTGCTGATCGGCAACCCTCCAACCGCGGTGGGGTGCTCCGGGTGATGACCGGGTTGTGGGATCGCAGAAGCGACGCCCCGGCAAGCGCGGGTCCGAAGGTCGGACCCCAACAGGGTCGAGTTTGGCCCTGCCGACCGTAGAAAGTGATCAATCGTCATGTCTGATGCCAACGAGGGCACCAATCCAGCCGACAGCTGGAGCTTCGAGACCAAGCAGATCCACGCCGGCCAGGCCGCCGACGCGGCCACGAATGCCCGGGCGCTGCCGATCTACCAGACCACCTCCTACGTCTTCAACGACACGCAGCATGCGGCGAACCTCTTCGGTCTCGCGGAGCCGGGCAACATCTACACCCGCATCATGAACCCGACGCAGGACGCGGTCGAGCAGCGCATCGCCGCCCTCGAAGGCGGCGTCGCCGCTCTGCTCGTGTCCTCGGGCCAGGCTGCCGAGACCTACTCGATCCTCAACATCGTCGAGACCGGCGGTCACGTGGTGTCGAGCCCGCGTCTCTACGGCGGCACCTACAACCTCTTCCACTACACCCTGCCGAAGCTCGGCATCGAGGTGAGCTTCGTGGAGGATCCCGAGGATCCCGCGTCGTGGCAGGCCGCCGTCCGTGACAACACCCGTGCGTTCTTCGGTGAGTCGATCTCCAACCCGAACAACGAGATCCTCGACATCAAGGGCATCTCCGAGGTCGCGCACCGCAACGGCGTGCCGTTGATCATCGACAACACCGTCGCCACCCCGTACCTGATCAACCCGCTGGCCCACGGCGCCGACATCGTCGTCCACTCGGCCACCAAGTACATCGGCGGACACGGCACCGCGGTCGGCGGCGTCATCGTCGACGGCGGCACCTTCGACTGGCGCGTCCAGCGGGACGGCCCAGATGGAACCAAGACCGACCTGTTCCCCGGCTTCACCACCCCGGACCCCAGCTACCACGGCGCGGTCTTCGCCGACCTGGGCGCCCCGGCCTACGCACTCAAGGCTCGCGTCCAGTGGTTGCGCGACACCGGCGCCGCGATCGCCCCGTTCAACGCGTTCCTGCTCGCCCAGGGCCTCGAGACCCTGAGCCTGCGCGTCGAGCGTCACGTCGCCAACGCACAGAAGGTCGCGAAGTTCCTGGAGGGTCACGCCCAGGTCGAGTCCGTCGCCTACGCCGGTCTCGAGTCCTCGCCGTGGTACCAGCGCGGCCAGGAGCTCGCCCCCAAGGGCCAGGGTGCGATCATCGCCTTCGAGATCAACGGCGGTGTCGACGCGGGCAAGAAGTTCGTGGACGCCCTGAGTCTGCACAGCCATGTGGCCAACATCGGCGACGTCCGTTCGCTGGTCATCCATCCGGCCTCGACCACCCACAGCCAGCTGACCCCCGAGGAGCAGCTCGCCGCAGGTGTCACCCGGGCCTGGTGCGCCTGGCCGTGGGTATCGAGGGAATCGACGACATCCTGGCGGACCTCGAACAGGGCTTCGCAGCCGCCAAGTGAGACAGGTGAGGCAGTTTTGTCGGTGAGTATCGACCTGAACGCGCAAGCGTCTGATCAGCCCGACTGGGAATCGGTCCCGGACGGGAAGCTCGTCGGCATGGGCATCGGCTCGCTGCCTCTCGACAGCGGCGAACGGATCGACAACGTCACCCTGGCGTTCCAGCGCTGGGGGACGTTGTCGCCGTCCCGCGACAACGTCATCCTCACCCTGCACGCACTCACCGGCGACTCCCACGTCACCGGTCCCGCCGACGACGAGCACGAGGCGCCCGGCTGGTGGGACGGCCTCATCGGCCCCGGCATGGCCATCGACACCGACGAGTGGTGCGTCATCTCGGCCAACGTCCTCGGCGGCTGCAAGGGATCGACCGGCCCCGGCTCCCTCGCCTCCGACGGCCGGCCGTGGGGTTCGCGCTTCCCGCAGATCACCGTGCTCGACCAGGTCCGCGCCGAGGTCGCCCTCCTCGACCGTCTCGGAATCCGCAGCGTCGGAGCAGTTCTCGGCGGCTCGATGGGTGGAGCCCGCGCACTCGAATGGGCCATCGAATACCCGGAGCGTGTCCGCAGTGCACTGGTGCTGGCCGTGGGCGCCCGCGCCACCGCCGACCAGATCGGCATCCAGAACACGCAGATCGCCGCCATCAAGGCCGACCCGGCATGGCACGACGGCGACTACCACGCCACCGGACAGATCCCGTTGGCCGGCATGGGCATCGCCCGGCAGATCGCCCACCTGACGTACCGCACCGAACACGAACTCGACGAACGGTTCGAGAACAAGCCGCAGGGCGACGAGCAGCCGTTGCTCGGTGGCCGGTACGCCGTGCAGAGCTACCTCGAGCACCAGGCGTCGAAGCTGATGCAGCGCTTCGACCCGAGCAGCTACGTCGTGCTCACCGAGGTCCTCAACCACCACGACGTCGGCCGCAACCGCGGTGGCGTGAAGAAGGCACTCAACGAGTGCCGGGTCCCCGTCATCGTCGGCGGTATCGACTCGGATCGCCTGTACCCGTTGCGGTTACAGGCCGAACTCGCCGAAGAACTGGGCAACTGCGTCGGCGGCCTGCAGGTCGTGCGCTCCGACACCGGGCACGACGGCTTCCTCACCGAGTTCGACGCCATCAGCGACCTGCTCAAGCGCACGGTCGAACTGGCGCGCCGCGACGCCTGAGCCGTTCTCGGCCCACGACACCGGTACTTCCTCCCGAACGCCTCAGCGCGGGATGGGTACCGGTGTGCTCGGCGTCGACGCGCCGGGCGCCGACGGCACGGGCGCTCCCGACTCCACTCCGTTCGGCGATGCCCCCCGACCGCTGTCGGTGGTCGATCGCGGCGGCGAGGGAGTCCGGTTGAGCTGCGGAGGAGTCGGCGTGGAACTCCGCGGCCGCAGGTCCGGCGGCAACAGATCCGGCGGGATCGACGGAGTCGTACCCGGTGCGAACGGGAGGGTCGGCCACGGGAACGGCGACAACGTACGCGTGCTCGTACCGGTCGACGGCAAGGTCGGCGGCAACTCGGTGGTGGCCCAGCCCGGTGGTCCGCCCCAGCTCGGGGGCGGAACAGGCTGCGGCGGGTAGACGGGCTGCTCGTAGGTCTGCTCGATCGGCTGGTCCGGGACCTGCGTCACCGGAGCCGACGTCGTCGGGACCGGGTCGGGCCGGTCCTCGCTCGTCGTCGCGACCGCCGGCACGCTGCCGACCGTCGGCGACGGCTCAGGGTTCTGACGTTCGGCGAACGACGAGCTGACCGCGTAGACGGTGATCAGTGCCGCGGCGATGATCGCGCCCGCGACCGCGAGCGGTGTGGCCGACAACCACTCACGCTGCCGCTGGCCCCCGATGAAGGCGAGTCGGGTGGTGCCCGAGAAACTCTCGCCGGCCAGCAGCGCCGCTCCCGTCGCCGCCACCAGTTCGGGGGTGGACGGACACACCGTGTCGAATTCGTGTCCCCGCGCCATCTCGCGGACCGCGGGCAGGTTGGCGAGACCGCCGACGAAGACCACCGCGTCCGGGCTGACACCTCGGGCGGCCGCATCCGCGATGTACCGGTCGAACACCTCGCGCGCCTCGCGGACCATCGGTGCGACCGCATCCGCCACATGGGTCTCGGTCAGCGACACCCGACCCGAGCCGCCCGGAAGCGTCACCGAGGACCCCTCGGCGACCCCGGATCCCGAAGGCCCGTACGCGATCTCCTCCTTCGCCGTCCGACAGGCGCTGAGCAGCTCGCTGCGTCCGGCGCGGGTGCGCGACGCTTCGCCGA harbors:
- the metX gene encoding homoserine O-acetyltransferase MetX, whose protein sequence is MSVSIDLNAQASDQPDWESVPDGKLVGMGIGSLPLDSGERIDNVTLAFQRWGTLSPSRDNVILTLHALTGDSHVTGPADDEHEAPGWWDGLIGPGMAIDTDEWCVISANVLGGCKGSTGPGSLASDGRPWGSRFPQITVLDQVRAEVALLDRLGIRSVGAVLGGSMGGARALEWAIEYPERVRSALVLAVGARATADQIGIQNTQIAAIKADPAWHDGDYHATGQIPLAGMGIARQIAHLTYRTEHELDERFENKPQGDEQPLLGGRYAVQSYLEHQASKLMQRFDPSSYVVLTEVLNHHDVGRNRGGVKKALNECRVPVIVGGIDSDRLYPLRLQAELAEELGNCVGGLQVVRSDTGHDGFLTEFDAISDLLKRTVELARRDA
- a CDS encoding cutinase family protein yields the protein MAAMAHLRSRRTSLLIASITGFAVAAAMCLPGEALADDSASCGAGAVVIAAGTNDPEGRHLVGVTQRYTGLGPNGQPDPNSQYAGDAGYKVIYADYPTTLWPLGAAGYDDSVAQGNAATKSAIAGYQSRCSGRPVVVAGYSQGARVAGDVLADIGSGAPVEVVATDENGDPILDDEGNPVTVVIDPDGVSGELYSDPRRAGDKTGRGIELSLIGVIPGLTMSGPRGATGTDSGFGELEGRVVSVCIEGDPICDLPDPIYDPIGAIDGLLGYQVKHFLYPFAMYRDPTSQWATRPVSCNAAGTVCMVGAKSAFAELVQGWASDLGYTGEIGDFLSGRPTIGLPLGITLANLQPVVRLVQGLLPPLPQLGYGGYLPDLFVFEDILQGIVSLSPARLMRGVTALAASVRSIVLLPVNFVRYWAGEIVGPTVTSQPTTPAVLAYDDAGGSRASVALARFVATVDDESGTGAPVVEATDRGSDGPAVTDVAGPSGDDSATGPDAAATVPAAEPDRTPTGGGDGTVPSAGGSDPGVTRSEGDPADAPSSDDGTSGGPDGGSGGSESSNSDSSNSDSSNSDSSNSDSSNSNSGSGADSSSSNSDSSSDSDGSSSSGSGAE
- a CDS encoding MFS transporter; the protein is MPDAPTTTSGAPDDLALNVLDDASSTVRGRPSTISGRARRLTILALALGGFGIGTTEFVAMGLLPNIAGSLDVSEPTAGHVISAYALGVVVGAPLIAALTARMSRRTLLIALMVAFTIGNLATVLAPSYGLLLVARFVAGLPHGAYFGVAALVAAHLAGPGNRAKAVGQVMLGLSVANVVGVPAAAWLGETFGWRSAFAIVVVIGVATVVALVRALPSLSGMTITDPLTELGALKRSQVWFTLVIGVVGFGGMFAFYTYLNSALTSVTGLSVSVVPFALMLYGLGMVTGNFVGGYAADRSVSIAILAGLFTSAVTLAAFAVLAQNAWAALILTYFVALTGSTMLPALQTRLMDVAADAQTLAAALNHSALNIANAAGAFLGGVVVGAGWGFLSPSAIGALLAVGGLAVAGVAILTARRRPAGA